A portion of the Cryptomeria japonica chromosome 5, Sugi_1.0, whole genome shotgun sequence genome contains these proteins:
- the LOC131063542 gene encoding uncharacterized protein LOC131063542: MAVRRQPLAVIQDENAEINRGKTNVAKSGGLKVQQTDLSDRKKLSNITNKLKPLPNLGKGGFSARVDPELSGKSGVKGRTVPRTPLGNISNVESSVQKGKPEAHSKNVRWSPNPNYEVTEEMKRLAEIWAQEGIEKCHFTGEDMDALYEKMAEEEMNMRVAQALGYRSEIPCCLPSALVEPTEIKDCLELLPVPEEDLELVRVNRPSSSSSSFSLSDILDHDIDDDAESPDVRWELID; this comes from the exons ATGGCAGTACGGAGGCAGCCGCTGGCAGTAATCCAAGATGAAAACGCCGAAATCAATAGAG GCAAGACGAATGTGGCTAAATCTGGCGGGCTGAAGGTGCAGCAGACAGATTTATCAGACCGAAAAAAACTATCAAACATCACCAATAAACTGAAACCCCTGCCAAATTTAGGGAAGGGTGGATTTAGCGCTAGAGTGGATCCAGAACTTTCGGGGAAATCTGGGGTAAAGGGCCGAACTGTGCCTCGGACTCCTTTGGGAAATATTTCAAATGTAGAATCTTCCGTACAAAAGGGCAAGCCAGAAGCTCATTCAAAGAATGTAAGATGGAGTCCTAATCCTAATTATGAGGTCACTGAGGAGATGAAGCGGCTGGCGGAGATTTGGGCTCAGGAGGGGATTGAGAAGTGCCATTTTACAGGAGAAGACATGGACGCTCTCTATGAGAAGATGGCAGAGGAAG AGATGAACATGCGGGTGGCTCAGGCTCTAGGCTACAGATCTGAGATTCCATGTTGCCTTCCTAGTGCTCTTGTAGAG CCCACTGAAATTAAAGACTGTCTTGAGTTACTCCCAGTCCCAGAGGAAGATCTGGAGTTAGTCCGAGTGAATCGGCCCTCtagctcttcttcttctttctccctTTCGGATATTTTGGATCACGACATCGACGACGATGCTGAGTCACCAGATGTACGCTGGGAGCTTATTGATTAG